Proteins found in one Plasmodium sp. gorilla clade G2 genome assembly, chromosome: 14 genomic segment:
- a CDS encoding DNA repair helicase, putative, translating into MIEQKIHKRYKIVKKDDVNHRYTINDVEVYFPYELYDCQYNYMLNVLSALKKRENAILESPTGTGKTLCLLCASISYVVDILEKKGHFNENINISENNKNISLEFGKNSESVQKKVVVNEFPKIIYASRTHSQLKQVIKELKNVYFIKNNEKYKLLTTILGSRDQLCVHNINYNYKGTLLNNMCKRTRKNGECIYHNGLKYLYKLKHLFTTPMDVETLSEIGKGNSVGQNIHFCPFYATREIQNECHIILLPYNYLFEESTRKILKLNLENSIIIIDEGHNIENVAEDAVSFKLKDTDLNLFLEALKATLTILEKVNEIDKEIKDKINIDELFILNRSINALITWLTNLHLEKNEKKKIKEKHKIYQGKQIFEIFEKNSINITKDNFDNFNNLLSAMIELLNKYTNDFKLSQMDVKNINRFIASIDHVKKAFGILFSDIVKNCIEYFNLYINEEKINNTDTYNNYNNNYNNNNNNNNNSVGGSVDSMNFINSGKYYDGMNRFIKKKIAYDNNNNDIFGNNNIYSNTPSNTLNNNNNNNNNNNSGVCKTISLLCFSATASLCGIIKEKINSIIVTSGTLSPIEPFSKQLSGNYFSFKHILENDHVIKSHQLFVGCMTHYNNQILLSTYENRANENYIRSLGNCIFDIIVCIPYGVLIFFSSYSSMTETVNSWKRMKIYDKINTYKTIFVEPNKATDLKDILDQYEILIKKKRKGAILMGVCRGKISEGIDFKDDCCRGVIICGLPYGNVYDSKIIFKKEFLDNFKYNKIEEGSNTSNITSNNNISKGNKWYNEEAMRSINQSIGRVIRHKNDYGAIFFLDSRFSNNQRIKEISKWVRTHFRIYRDVEQIQSDIDKFFELFKGLNDRLQLESDQNKNQTSNKTKLMNNYNDNIYDINNSNTISEGGFTSKDNNQSIEKANNNSSTKLIGKNFQDCFIKSDKNKKSNKHDMAQNKFSFNPSKKMKNQPKILSMIQNITKGKNPEKKSIYIDNKNENDIDTQNNNNNNNNNNNNNNIFKNKEQSDVNNKCSSLKLDNAKLLIASFREILKKDIYDKFFELIKETKKKSNEKKYEILINNILELITQNFIKGNKEIKNVNISDEKQKHILFNDIMNDQELIHIWKLLIKLINNFFPVQEKEKCFFILQKRFKERTTDFDELEKYVYNYRLEKIEII; encoded by the coding sequence atgattgAACAAAAGATACATAAGAGATACAAAATAGTAAAGAAAGATGATGTTAATCATCGATATACAATTAATGATGTAGAAGTATATTTTccatatgaattatatgattgtcaatataattatatgctTAATGTATTGAGtgctttaaaaaaaagagaaaatgcGATATTAGAATCTCCTACAGGCACAGGTAAAAcattatgtttattatgtGCTAGTATTAGTTATGTTGTTGATATATTAGAAAAGAAAGGACATTTTAatgagaatataaatataagtgagaataataaaaatatatctttagAATTTGGAAAAAATAGTGAAAGTGTTCAAAAAAAGGTAGTAGTTAATGAATTTCCTAAGATAATATATGCTTCAAGAACACATAGTCAATTGAAGCAAgtaataaaagaattaaaaaatgtatattttattaaaaataatgaaaaatataaattattaacaaCTATATTAGGTTCTAGAGATCAATTATgtgttcataatattaattataattataaaggtactttattaaataatatgtgtAAAAGAACTAGAAAAAATGGTGAatgtatatatcataatggcttaaaatatttatataaattaaaacatttatttACTACTCCTATGGATGTAGAAACATTAAGTGAAATAGGAAAAGGGAATTCTGTTGGTCagaatattcatttttgCCCTTTCTATGCTACTAGAGAAATACAAAATGAAtgtcatattattttattaccatataattatttatttgaagaAAGTACAcgtaaaatattaaaactaaatttagaaaatagtattataattatagatGAAGGacataatattgaaaatgtAGCAGAAGATGCAGTgtcatttaaattaaaagataCAGATTTGAATTTATTTCTAGAAGCTTTAAAAGCAACATTAACCATATTAGAAAAAGTAAATGAAAtagataaagaaataaaagataaaattaatattgatgaattatttattttgaatagAAGTATAAATGCTTTAATAACATGGTTAACTAATTTacatttagaaaaaaatgaaaaaaaaaaaattaaagaaaaacataaaatatatcaaggaaaacaaatatttgaaatttttgaaaaaaatagtataaatattacaaaggataattttgataattttaataatttattatcagCTATGattgaattattaaataaatatacaaatgattttaaattatctCAAATggatgtaaaaaatattaatagatTTATAGCTAGTATAGATCATGTTAAAAAAGCATTTGGTATATTATTTAGTGATATAGTAAAAAATTGtattgaatattttaatttatatataaatgaagaaaagatAAACAATACAGACACATACAATAATTACAACAATAAttacaacaacaataataataataataataatagtgttGGTGGTAGTGTGGATTCTatgaattttattaatagtGGTAAATATTATGATGGTATGAAtcgttttataaaaaaaaaaattgcatatgacaataataataatgatatatttggaaataataatatttatagtaATACACCATCAAATACattaaacaataataataataataataataataataatagtggtGTATGCAAAACTATTTCTTTGTTGTGTTTTTCAGCTACAGCTAGCTTATGtggaataataaaagaaaaaattaattccATAATAGTAACCTCTGGAACTCTTTCACCTATTGAACCATTTTCAAAACAATTAAGTGggaattatttttcttttaaacatatattagaAAATGATCATGTTATAAAATCACATCAATTATTTGTAGGATGCATGactcattataataatcaaatattattatcaacatatgaaaatagagcaaatgaaaattatattcgATCCTTAGGAAATTGtatttttgatattattGTTTGTATTCCTTATGGagtgttaatatttttttcatcatatagCTCAATGACTGAAACTGTGAATTCATGGAAGAGAATGAAAATATacgataaaataaatacatataaaacaatatttGTGGAACCTAATAAAGCTACAGatttaaaagatattttaGATCAATATGAAattcttattaaaaaaaaaagaaaaggtgCTATACTTATGGGTGTGTGTCGAGGTAAAATATCTGAAGGAATAGATTTTAAAGATGATTGTTGTCGTGGTGTTATAATTTGTGGATTACCTTATGGTAATGTATATGAtagtaaaataatttttaaaaaagaatttctagataattttaaatataataaaattgaagAAGGTTCTAATACTTCAAATATaacatcaaataataatatatccaaAGGAAATAAATGGTATAATGAAGAAGCTATGAGATCAATTAATCAATCTATAGGAAGGGTTATTAGacataaaaatgattatggagcgattttttttttagattcACGTTTTTCTAATAATCAAAGAATTAAAGAAATATCTAAATGGGTTAGAACACATTTTAGAATTTATAGAGATGTAGAACAAATACAAAGTGATATAGATAAATTctttgaattatttaaagGTTTAAATGATAGATTACAATTAGAAAgtgatcaaaataaaaatcaaacatctaataaaacaaaactaatgaataattataatgataatatatatgatattaataatagtaatacaATAAGTGAAGGAGGTTTTACTAGTAAAGATAATAATCAATCTATAGAAAAagcaaataataatagttcaACTAAATTAATAGGAAAAAATTTTCAAGattgttttattaaaagtgataaaaataaaaaatcaaataaacATGATATGGcacaaaataaattttcatttaatcccagcaaaaaaatgaaaaaccAACCGAAAATTTTAAGTATGATacaaaatattacaaaaggGAAAAAtccagaaaaaaaaagtatatatatagataataaaaatgaaaatgatatagacacacaaaataataacaacaataataataataataataataataataatatttttaaaaataaagaacaatCAGATGTTAACAATAAATGTAGTAGCTTAAAATTAGATAATGCTAAATTATTAATAGCATCCTTCagagaaatattaaaaaaagatatatatgataaattttttgaacttattaaagaaacaaaaaaaaaaagtaatgaaaagaaatatgaaatattaattaataatatactaGAATTAATTActcaaaattttataaaaggaaataaagaaatcaaaaatgttaatatttCAGATGAGAAACAAAaacatattctttttaatgatattatGAATGATCAagaattaatacatatatggaAATTacttattaaattaataaataatttctttccagttcaagaaaaagaaaaatgctTTTTTATCCTACAGAAAAGATTTAAAGAAAGAACAACAGATTTTGATGAACTTGAAAAATATGTGTACAATTATAGGTTAGAAAAAATtgaaatcatataa
- a CDS encoding 40S ribosomal protein S8e,putative, whose protein sequence is MGISRDGRHKLRLTGGKKKIHKKKRKYELGRPPSNTKLGSRQVHVVRGRGRNYKYRAIKLDSGSFSWPTFGISKNTRIIDVVYNASNNELVRTKTLVKNCIVVIDSHPFTTWYENTFGTTLGKKKKEKKEEDNKEENKQEVENNEEAAKEETTKTYGVIKKIGKSKTIDPLLLEQFKQGRVLACISSRPGQCGKADGYIIEGDELLFYKRKMDKKKRS, encoded by the exons ATGGGTATCAGTCGTGATGGAAGACACAAGCTTCGCTTGACAggtggaaaaaaaaagatccacaagaaaaaaagaaaatatgaattaGGAAGGCCTCCTTCAAATACCAAATTAGGTAGCAGACAAGTACATGTAGTTAGAGGAAGAGGAAGAAATTACAAATATCGTGCTATTAAATTAGATTCTGGAAGTTTTTCATGGCCTACCTTTGGTATATCTAAGAATACAAGAATTATTGATGTTGTTTATAATGCATCTAACAACGAACTTGTAAGAACAAAAACACTCGTCAAAAATTGTATAGTCGTGATAGATTCCCACCCATTCACAACatg GTATGAGAACACCTTCGGCACAACCcttggaaaaaaaaagaaagaaaagaaagaagaaGATAATAAGGAAGAAAATAAACAAGAAGTAGAAAATAACGAAGAAGCTGCAAAGGAAGAAACAACAAAAACATATGgtgttattaaaaaaataggtAAATCCAAAACTATTGATCCTTTATTACTTGAACAGTTTAAACAAGGAAGAGTCTTAGCATGTATTAGTAGCAGACCAGGTCAATGTGGAAAAGCAGATGGTTATATTATTGAAGGagatgaattattattttataaacgTAAAATGGATAAGAAAAAGAGAAGTTAA